The Gasterosteus aculeatus chromosome 8, fGasAcu3.hap1.1, whole genome shotgun sequence genome has a window encoding:
- the ebna1bp2 gene encoding putative rRNA-processing protein EBP2: MIIDSSTMESAEEEEMFEQESDEGNSELSDSELQEAFAKGWLKPGMNVLVDKTKQFVNNVEGLKHCLADLRKDVPWVERLDMTNPPAKDVSLAEGQILNVKNGDVDAEDDFQREMFFYRQAQATVLDALPLLSKHGIPTKRPDDYFAEMAKSDQQMQKIRKKLISKQEILERSEKAKKLREQRKFGKKVQVEVIQKRQKEKKAMMTAVKKYQKGMTDKLDFLEGDKKKGKESAQGSNKAVNKRAPNSKRKYKDQRFGFGGKKSGKKWNTKESHNDVSAFRAKVANSKGSKGGNKGVKGGKQNKRPGKSTRKKIKSRS; this comes from the exons ATGATCATCGATAGCAGCACTATGGAGtcggcagaggaggaagagatgttCGAGCAAGAATCCGATGAGGGAAACAGTGAATTATCAGACAGTGAG CTTCAAGAAGCCTTCGCAAAGGGATGGTTGAAGCCGGGGATGAACGTTCTGGTGGATAAAACCAAACAGTTCGTCAACAACGTG GAGGGTTTGAAGCACTGCCTGGCCGACCTGCGTAAAGACGTCCCCTGGGTGGAGAGGCTGGACATGACCAACCCGCCGGCTAAGGACGTCTCCCTCGCTGAAGGGCAGATTCTTAATGTGAAAAATGGAGATGTAGACGCCGAGGACGATTTCCAGAGAGAGATGTTTTT CTACCGCCAGGCCCAGGCCACGGTTCTAGATGCGCTGCCTCTCCTGAGCAAGCATGGCATACCCACCAAGAGGCCCGACGATTACTTTGCAGAGATGGCCAAGTCTGATCAGCAGATGCAGAAA ATCAGGAAGAAGCTGATCTCAAAGCAGGAGATACTGGAGAGGTCGGAGAAGGCCAAGAAACTGCGTGAGCAAAGGAAGTTTGGCAAAAAG gTCCAAGTAGAAGTGATACagaagaggcagaaagagaagaaggcTATGATGACTGCTGTGAAGAAATACCAAAAAG GAATGACCGACAAACTGGATTTCTTGGAAGGGGACAAGAAGAAGGGTAAAGAGTCTGCTCAGGGCTCCAACAAAGCGGTAAACAAGAGAGC ccccaATTCAAAGAGAAAATACAAAGACCAGAGGTTTGGCTTCGGAGGCAAGAAGAGCGGAAAGAAGTGGAACACCAAGGAGAGCCACAATGATGTTTCTGCTTTCCGCGCTAAAGTGGCTAATTCAAAGGGCAGCAAGGGAGGAAACAAAGGCGTgaagggaggaaaacaaaat AAACGCCCGGGCAAGTCTACGCGCAAGAAGATAAAGTCTCGCTCTTAA
- the cfap144 gene encoding cilia- and flagella-associated protein 144, which translates to MAGKEKLNEVQKNAIHKETIRKEKRHEILQTQFTFNPHRRPHILTDKPMSRKPTEEIEENSEFIEAFQRARLVPTMKYSTPQTSGQEIGWWVSTPLIPPNPNDKRFNFHRCCTDVTK; encoded by the exons ATGGCAGGAAAGGAAAAACTAAATGAGGTCCAAAAAAATGCAATCCACAAAGAGACGATCCGGAAAGAGAAAAGACACGAGATACTCCAGACGCAGTTCACCTTCAATCCGCATCGACGCC CGCATATCCTAACAGATAAACCCATGTCCAGGAAACCAACAGAAGAGATTGAAGAGAACT CAGAATTCATCGAGGCCTTTCAAAGGGCTCGCCTCGTACCCACCATGAAATATTCAACGCCGCAGACGTCGGGTCAGGAGATCGGGTGGTGGGTGTCAACTCCACTG ATCCCACCCAACCCCAACGACAAGAGGTTCAACTTCCACAGATGCTGCACAGACGTCACCAAATAA